One Deltaproteobacteria bacterium genomic window, CAATATTATACAGCCCTTCAGATTCAGGAGATAACGGTATAAGGAGTTTTACTCATGGCCCATAAAAAATCAGGCGGCAGCTCCCGAAACGGACGTGACAGTATCGGCCAGAGGCTTGGAGTCAAACGCTTCGGCGGACAGCAAGTCAAGGCCGGAAATATCCTTGTGCGCCAGGTCGGAACAAAGTTCCACCCAGGCCAAAACGTCGGAATGGGGCGGGATTACACACTTTTCGCGCTCACTGACGGCGAGGTGGCTTTCGAACACCTGGGCAAAACTCGTAAAAAGGTCAGTGTTTACCCCGCGCCAGCTTAGCCTTATCGCCTCAAACCAACTAGACCGGCTCAATGAAGTTTATTGACCAGGCCGTGATCCAGGTCAGATCCGGGGCCGGCGGAAATGGCTGCGTTAGTTTCCGACGGGAAAAAAATGTTCCCCGCGGCGGACCGAACGGCGGTGACGGCGGACGGGGCGGTCACGTCATTCTTCTTGCCTCCTCACAAAAAGACACCCTTTATCGTTTTCACCTGAATCAGCACTTTCGGGCCAAGGCCGGTCAGCATGGTCAGGGGAAAAACCGGCATGGACGGAACAGCTCTGACCTGACCATTGAACTCCCAATCGGAACCACGGTCAAAGACGCTGAAATCGGGGCCACTCTTGTTGATATGAACCGGTCCGGCCAGCGTTTTCTTGTGGCGGAAGGGGGTCGGGGCGGCCGGGGAAACGCTCGTTTCGCCACCTCGACGAACCAGGCCCCCCGCTATGCTGAACCAGGCGCCCCCGGTCAGGAACTGACCCTGTTTCTCGAACTGAGTTTACTGGCTGACGTGGGCCTGATCGGGCTGCCCAACGTGGGCAAGTCAACCCTGCTCTCCCGCCTCTCAGCCGCTCGGCCCAAAATCGCCGATTATCCCTTCACAACACTGATCCCCACCCTGGGGGTGGTTCCGGTCGGGGATGAAGACACCTTTAATATGGCTGACATACCAGGTCTTATAGAGGGGGCGGCCAAAGGCGCGGGTTTGGGCCATCGCTTTCTGAGGCATGTTCAGCGCTGCAGCGTGCTCCTGCATATGCTCGATGCCAGCCGGATTGACACCGCGGCGCCTCTGGCCGACTATGAGAAACTCAACCTCGAACTGGCTGCGTTCTCGCTGGAGCTGGCCCGCAAAAAGCAGATCGTGGCGGTCAATAAACTAGATTTGACCGACAGCCAACAAAGCCTTAAACTGGTTCAGGACGCCCTGCCAGAGGCGGAAGTCTTCGGTATCAGCGCCCTGAAAGGACAGGCCCTGGATGAATTAAAGTGGGCCCTCCTTAAGGCAGTCAAGCCGCAAGGGGAGAGCGAAAAGGATGAACCCTATGACCCAGTATCGGAAAATCGTCACTCAAGCTCGCCGGGTGGTGCTTAAGGTCGGCAGCGGCGTCCTGACGCGGGACAACGGCCTGGACCTGAAGCTGATTCGCAGTCTGGCCGACGATATCTCACACTGCAGACAAGAAAATCGAGAGATCATCCTGGTCTCTTCCGGCGCCATCGCTTCCGGTCTGAAGAAGGTCGGGCTGACCGAAAAACCTCGAACCGTGCAGCAGAAACAGGCCTGCGCCGCAATCGGACAGGCCAGCCTGATTATGGCCTATGAAAATTCACTTAACCGGTATGGTCATAAGGTGGCGCAGATCCTCCTGACTTTTGACGACCTTTCCAATCGCCGACGATATCTCAACGCCCGCAATACCTTGACCACCTTGCTCGAATGGGACATAATTCCTATTATCAATGAGAATGACACCGTGGCGGTGGACGAAATCAAGTTCGGCGATAATGACACCCTTTCAAGTCTGATCACCACCCTGGTTGAGGCGGATCTGCTGGTCAACCTGACCGACATTGACGGTCTCTTCGATCGCGACCCCCGGCAGGACCCCAAGGCCCGGTTCATCCCCCTGGTCAAGACCATTGGGCCTAAAATCGAGGCCCTGGCAGGTTCAATCCCCGGGGCCATGGGAATGGGAGGCATGTACGCCAAAGTCATAGCCGCCAAGCGGGTGGCCAAAACAGGCGTCCCGACCGTCATCGCCAATGGTAAAAAGAAAGGAATACTCAAGCGCATCCTGGCCGGAGAAGCCGAAGGGACCCTTTTCCTGCCTCGCCCGAAGCGCCTGGAACGGCGCAAGCACTGGATCGCATACACGGCCAGAGTCCGGGGGCGGATTGTGGTTGACGATGGCGCAAAAAAGGCCCTGCTCAAGCACGGTAAAAGTCTTCTGCCTTCAGGAATAACCCGAATTAAAGATCAATTCAGCCTGGGTGACTCCGTGGAGGTTGTGGACCGGCGAGGCCGGCCGGTGGCCGTGGGCCTGACCAATTACTCCTCTGGGGAACTCAACCAGATCCTCGGCTGCCAGACCGATGAGATCGAAGGCCGCCTGGGATATAAACATTCTGATGAGATCATTCACCGGAATAACATGGTGGTAGGCAAGGATTTGCTGGCATAAATAAAGGAGGACGCAAGTGAGCATTGATGAGCTGGTGCGTGACCTGGCGACCAGGGCCCGGGCTGCCTCCCGGCAGCTGGCGCAGCTGGATACGAACATCAAGAACAAGGCCTTGTTGACCATGGCCGACTACCTCCTGGATCAGGCCGACCCCATTCAGTCCGCCAATGAAAAGGACATTGAGGCCGCCCGCCAGGAGGGGCTTTCCCCGGCCATGATTGACCGCCTGACACTCACGGACGGGGTCATGGAATCCATGGCTCAAGGCTTGAAAGAGGTAGCAGCCCTGCCCGACCCGGTGGGTGAGGTCACCAGCATGTGGAAGCGGCCCAATGGGCTTGAAGTCGGCCGCGTGCGCATCCCCTTGGGTGTAATCGGCTTCATTTACGAGTCCCGGCCCAACGTAACCATTGACGCCGCCGGGCTCTGCCTTAAATCAGGCAACGCCGTCATTTTACGGGGCGGCTCCGAAGCCCTCAACTCCAATCTGGCCATTGCCAGTGTGGTGAAGCAGGCGCTTGAAGTCGCGGCCGTGCCTTCAGCCGCGGTGCAGGTGATGCCCACGGCCGACCGGCAGGCGATCAATAAACTGCTTGCCTTAGAAGAAGATATTGACTTGATCATCCCTCGGGGTGGGGAGGGGCTGATTCGTTTCGTTGCCGAGAACTCACGCATTCCGGTCCTCAAACATTACAAGGGCGTCTGCCATCTTTTTGTGGATCAGTCAGCCGATCTGGACATGGCCGTTAAGATCTGTTTGAATTCCAAGGTTCAGCGACCCGGCGTCTGTAACGCCCTGGAGACCCTGCTTGTTCATGACCTGGTGGCGGATGGCTTTCTGCCTGGGGCTGCGGAAGTCCTGGAGGAGGCCGGTGTTGAACTCAGGTGTTGTCCCGAGTGTCTCAAGCGTCTGCCCGGGCGGACCGCGGCGGTTGAGTCGGACTGGCCGGCTGAATACCTGGATCTGATCCTGGCGGTCAAGGTTGTTTCCGGGATGGACGAGGCCCTTGATCATATTGCCACTTACGGCTCACAGCACACCGATGCCATTGTCACCTCGGATTACAGTCGTGCCCGTCGTTTCCTGGCCGAAGTGGATTCCTCAGTGGTTCTGGTCAATGCCTCCACCAGGTTCAATGACGGCGGCGAGCTGGGCTTGGGGGCTGAAATAGGCGTCAGCACCTCGAAACTCCACGCCTTCGGACCCATGGGCCTGAACGAGCTCACCACGACCAAGTTCGTTGTATTCGGCGAGGGACAGATCAGGACTTGATGGCCTCTTCCACGATCAGGCTAGGTCTTATCGGCGGGACCTTCAACCCCATCCACTTCGGTCACCTCAGGGCCGCCGAAGAGATCGCCGGGATGATGAAACTGGATGAGGTGCTTTTCATTCCGGCAGCCCTGCCGCCTCACAAGGACCCTTTACCGGTAATTGAATTTACACACCGCTATAAGATGATCCAGGCCGTGGTTGCGGACCGGCCGGGGTTCTCTGTCTCGGACATGGAAGCCAAACGGGAAGGCCCCTCCTACACTGTTGACTCTCTGCGCCAGCTTCACCGGGAGTGGGGTGACCGGCTGGACCCCTATTTTATTATGGGCCAGGAGGCCTTCATGGAAATAACCATCTGGAGGGAGTACCAAAGGCTCTTTGACCTGGCTCATATGGTCGTTATCAGCCGACCTGAATACGCTCCCGATGAGGTCGGCCGGTTACTCAAGGAGAAGGTCTCCCCGCATTTTATCTGGAATCCCGAACTTAAAGCTTTTGCCTGCCTTGAGAAACGGCACGTCTATTATCGGGACGTCACCCGGCTTGATATTTCTTCGACCGATATTCGGGCGCGGCTGGCCCGGGGGGAATCCATCCGCTACCTGGTTCCAGACCAGGTACGGGAATATATTGAAACCAACGGACTCTACCAGGAGGAGGCGACAGCCAGAACAGGACAAACGACGTGAATGACTCCACCCGTAACAAGGCCGAGCTTATCATTGCCGCGGCCAGGGAGACCAAGGCCTTTGATCCGGTTTTACTGAAAGTTGATCAAATTTCCTCGATCGCCGATTACTTCTTCATCTGCTCCGGCCGCTCCAGCCGTCAGGTCCAGGCCATTGCGGGTCATATCCTCGAAGAGGTCAAAAAAAAAGGCGGCCATGTTCCGCTCGGCGCAGAAGGCAAGTCAGAAGGCCGCTGGGTCCTGATTGACTTTGGAGAGGTCATCGTTCATGTCTTCTACCACTCAGTTCGTGAATTCTATGACCTGGAAGGACTGTGGGTCGAGGCTGAATCCATAGAGCTGAACCAGGAAAAAAGGAATGAGCGCCAGTCCGCTTCATCCCTGGCTGACCAGGATGATTGAGCCATGCCTTCTCGGGCCAGAAAATTTCAGCCGACAATAGTCCTCCTCATCCTGACCTGCCTGATCCTTCTCTTTCTACCTCACCCGGCATCCGGCCTTACCTATGATGAAGAACGGGAACTAGGCCAGAAGTTTTTTGATTACATAAGAAAAAATATGAAGCTCATTAACGACCCGGACATTGTAAGCTACATCAATGGATTGGGTCGCAAGATACTGAAAGGAGCCGGGCCTCAACCTTTTGAGTATCGGTTTTTCGTCATTGATCAGGAGGCTGTCAATGCCTTTGCCGCCCCGGCCGGATACGTCTTCATCAATACCGGTCTAATTATGGCCTTTAAATCCGAGGGAGAGCTGGCCGCCACCCTGGCCCACGAAATCGCCCATGTGACCAGCCGCCACATAGCCGAACGCCTGCTGCAATCCCAGAAGCTTACCCTGGCCACCTTAGGCGCAATCATGGCCGGTATATTCATCGGCGGTCAGGTCGGCCCGGCCATAGTCATCGGTTCGACTGCCGCGAGCATGCAGATGGCATTGAAATACAGCCGGGCGGATGAGGCCGAAGCAGACCATAAGGCCCTGGAATACCTGATTCAGGCCGGGTATAACCCCAAGTTCCTGCCTGAATCCTTTCACGCCCTGCTGCGCACCCAGTGGCAGGCGCCTTCGGACATCCCGACGTACCTCAGCACCCACCCCTCGCTGGCCGAACGCATATCATCTGTGGAAATAATGGTGGCCTCTCACCGTGAATACGGAAAGGTCAAAGGCCGGGGAGACGAGCGAGCCTTTGAGGCGGCCAAGGCTAAAATCATGGCCCGGTACGGCGATCAGCTCCGCGCTTACAACTACTTCCAGGACCTGCTCAAGCAAGACCTGACCACCGGCCTGGCGCATTATGGCCTGGCACTGCTTTATCAGAAACAGCAAAAAATTGATCTGGCTGTCCGTGAATTTAAGCTGGCCTTGAAGGAAGAACCGGCCAATGCGGAGATTCTGACGGACCTTGGGGCCCTGCTTTTCCAAAACGGAGACTACCAGGGCGCCCTGGATGCTCTAGGCCAGGCCATCATCCTGAAGCCTCAATCCATCCGTCCCCTTTTTTTTCTGGCGCGTACCTATCAGGAACAGGGACGCCTTGAGCAGTCCAAGGAACTCTTCCTCAGGTTGCTGGTCCAGGAGCCCAATCATGCGCAGGGCTTTTATAACCTTGGCTTGGTATACGGCCGCCTCAATGATTTCGCCAAGGCACATTTGAATACCGGCCTTTATTTCAAGGTCACAGACAAACCCTCCAAGGCCCTTTATCATCTCAATAAAGCCCGGGAATACGCCTCAGCAGAGTCACCGCAGCTCAAGCAGCGCATCGAGCAGGCCATTGAAGAAATCAAAGGTGAAAAAAAAAGAAGGGCTAAACATCCAAACAATTCTTCACAAACTGGTCGGAAGAGATTTTAGAGCGAATGGCAAAAATACGCTTCGATTAAAAAGGGCTGAGGTTGCTTTGTCACTTCGCTCCTCGCAATGACATTTTATAATAATATCAATAGGATGTCATTGCGAGGAGCGAAGTAATCTCGATCTTGATACTCTTGTATTCATTCAAACGGAACATAATTTTGACAACCACTATAAACCGGGAAAAAGCCGGAGGCGCAAGTAAACCGCTTCCGGCTTTTTCGCTGGGGAGCATCAATTCCTATCCAAGAAATTTCTTGGGTAGGTTTGCCAGAACTTCTTCCGCTTCTTTCATGATGCTCTGAACCATGTCCTCTACCGTCGGCATGTTGTTGATTCGTTGAGCAACCTCGCCGCCGGCCATGAGGGCCTTTTCCTTGTTGCCCTCATATGTAGCTTTGATCGACTCGATCTCGAAATCGATCAGCGACATATCAACATTACTGTAATCATCGGGTGTGCCCAGGAAAACGCCGGGCGACTTTTGAAGGGTATTCTTGGCGTGCTCCTCGCTCCGGGAGTTTCTCAACCATCGGGCCGGTCCGACAAAACCACGGGCTACAAGGGTTCCCCGGTCTCCGGCCTCCACAACCGCCTCCTTCCAAATCGGGTGGAAATCACTTTCCTGTGTTGCGAGGAAGCGTGTTCCCATCAGCACCCCATCGGCGCCCAAAGCCAGGGCGGCAACCAGGGTCTTGCCATCGGAAAATCCTCCTCCGCCCAGCACGAGGGTTTTCTCATCGGATACAGCTTCGACCACGGCGGGAAGGAGCACCATGGAGTGGAGCGGTTCCCAGTGCGTATGGAAGCCGCCTTCATGGCCTGAGGCCACGACCACATCTACGCCCGCCTTCTTGCAGCGCAAAGCGGTTTTGGCGGAAGGAACTATGTGAATCCAGGTGAACCCGGCCCCTTTGATCTTGTCTCCCCAACCCATCGGATCGCCGGCAGAGGTATACATCACCTTGAGGTTGTTTTTCATGTCAGGATTTTCCTCCCGCACCTTTATGGCTGTTTCAATCATGACATTTGCCTGCATTTTGAGTTCCGCCGACACCATGACGTTAGGACCGAAGACGCCACCCTTGTCCTTGACCAGACGATAGGTGCGCTTCAGGACCTTTCCGAGCGCCGTACCCATATCGTCGTCCCGGTCCGCCTCGCCGCTGTCGCAAAACGCGTTATAGACCCAAGGCTGGTCTTTTTTGTTGAAAAGACCGCTGGTGGAAAGCAGTCCAAGCACGCCTGCATTGGCTGCGGCAACACAAAGATTGTTATTGCTAAAAGGGCCCATGCCCGCTTGGATGATGGGATATTTGATCCCGATCAGATCACACAGTCT contains:
- the proB gene encoding glutamate 5-kinase, whose protein sequence is MNPMTQYRKIVTQARRVVLKVGSGVLTRDNGLDLKLIRSLADDISHCRQENREIILVSSGAIASGLKKVGLTEKPRTVQQKQACAAIGQASLIMAYENSLNRYGHKVAQILLTFDDLSNRRRYLNARNTLTTLLEWDIIPIINENDTVAVDEIKFGDNDTLSSLITTLVEADLLVNLTDIDGLFDRDPRQDPKARFIPLVKTIGPKIEALAGSIPGAMGMGGMYAKVIAAKRVAKTGVPTVIANGKKKGILKRILAGEAEGTLFLPRPKRLERRKHWIAYTARVRGRIVVDDGAKKALLKHGKSLLPSGITRIKDQFSLGDSVEVVDRRGRPVAVGLTNYSSGELNQILGCQTDEIEGRLGYKHSDEIIHRNNMVVGKDLLA
- a CDS encoding nitronate monooxygenase translates to MIKSRLCDLIGIKYPIIQAGMGPFSNNNLCVAAANAGVLGLLSTSGLFNKKDQPWVYNAFCDSGEADRDDDMGTALGKVLKRTYRLVKDKGGVFGPNVMVSAELKMQANVMIETAIKVREENPDMKNNLKVMYTSAGDPMGWGDKIKGAGFTWIHIVPSAKTALRCKKAGVDVVVASGHEGGFHTHWEPLHSMVLLPAVVEAVSDEKTLVLGGGGFSDGKTLVAALALGADGVLMGTRFLATQESDFHPIWKEAVVEAGDRGTLVARGFVGPARWLRNSRSEEHAKNTLQKSPGVFLGTPDDYSNVDMSLIDFEIESIKATYEGNKEKALMAGGEVAQRINNMPTVEDMVQSIMKEAEEVLANLPKKFLG
- the rpmA gene encoding 50S ribosomal protein L27; amino-acid sequence: MAHKKSGGSSRNGRDSIGQRLGVKRFGGQQVKAGNILVRQVGTKFHPGQNVGMGRDYTLFALTDGEVAFEHLGKTRKKVSVYPAPA
- the rsfS gene encoding ribosome silencing factor: MNDSTRNKAELIIAAARETKAFDPVLLKVDQISSIADYFFICSGRSSRQVQAIAGHILEEVKKKGGHVPLGAEGKSEGRWVLIDFGEVIVHVFYHSVREFYDLEGLWVEAESIELNQEKRNERQSASSLADQDD
- a CDS encoding nicotinate-nucleotide adenylyltransferase, producing the protein MASSTIRLGLIGGTFNPIHFGHLRAAEEIAGMMKLDEVLFIPAALPPHKDPLPVIEFTHRYKMIQAVVADRPGFSVSDMEAKREGPSYTVDSLRQLHREWGDRLDPYFIMGQEAFMEITIWREYQRLFDLAHMVVISRPEYAPDEVGRLLKEKVSPHFIWNPELKAFACLEKRHVYYRDVTRLDISSTDIRARLARGESIRYLVPDQVREYIETNGLYQEEATARTGQTT
- a CDS encoding glutamate-5-semialdehyde dehydrogenase, which translates into the protein MSIDELVRDLATRARAASRQLAQLDTNIKNKALLTMADYLLDQADPIQSANEKDIEAARQEGLSPAMIDRLTLTDGVMESMAQGLKEVAALPDPVGEVTSMWKRPNGLEVGRVRIPLGVIGFIYESRPNVTIDAAGLCLKSGNAVILRGGSEALNSNLAIASVVKQALEVAAVPSAAVQVMPTADRQAINKLLALEEDIDLIIPRGGEGLIRFVAENSRIPVLKHYKGVCHLFVDQSADLDMAVKICLNSKVQRPGVCNALETLLVHDLVADGFLPGAAEVLEEAGVELRCCPECLKRLPGRTAAVESDWPAEYLDLILAVKVVSGMDEALDHIATYGSQHTDAIVTSDYSRARRFLAEVDSSVVLVNASTRFNDGGELGLGAEIGVSTSKLHAFGPMGLNELTTTKFVVFGEGQIRT
- the obgE gene encoding GTPase ObgE; this encodes MKFIDQAVIQVRSGAGGNGCVSFRREKNVPRGGPNGGDGGRGGHVILLASSQKDTLYRFHLNQHFRAKAGQHGQGKNRHGRNSSDLTIELPIGTTVKDAEIGATLVDMNRSGQRFLVAEGGRGGRGNARFATSTNQAPRYAEPGAPGQELTLFLELSLLADVGLIGLPNVGKSTLLSRLSAARPKIADYPFTTLIPTLGVVPVGDEDTFNMADIPGLIEGAAKGAGLGHRFLRHVQRCSVLLHMLDASRIDTAAPLADYEKLNLELAAFSLELARKKQIVAVNKLDLTDSQQSLKLVQDALPEAEVFGISALKGQALDELKWALLKAVKPQGESEKDEPYDPVSENRHSSSPGGA
- a CDS encoding M48 family metalloprotease — encoded protein: MPSRARKFQPTIVLLILTCLILLFLPHPASGLTYDEERELGQKFFDYIRKNMKLINDPDIVSYINGLGRKILKGAGPQPFEYRFFVIDQEAVNAFAAPAGYVFINTGLIMAFKSEGELAATLAHEIAHVTSRHIAERLLQSQKLTLATLGAIMAGIFIGGQVGPAIVIGSTAASMQMALKYSRADEAEADHKALEYLIQAGYNPKFLPESFHALLRTQWQAPSDIPTYLSTHPSLAERISSVEIMVASHREYGKVKGRGDERAFEAAKAKIMARYGDQLRAYNYFQDLLKQDLTTGLAHYGLALLYQKQQKIDLAVREFKLALKEEPANAEILTDLGALLFQNGDYQGALDALGQAIILKPQSIRPLFFLARTYQEQGRLEQSKELFLRLLVQEPNHAQGFYNLGLVYGRLNDFAKAHLNTGLYFKVTDKPSKALYHLNKAREYASAESPQLKQRIEQAIEEIKGEKKRRAKHPNNSSQTGRKRF